From the genome of Nicotiana sylvestris chromosome 2, ASM39365v2, whole genome shotgun sequence, one region includes:
- the LOC138885105 gene encoding uncharacterized protein, which produces MDRLSKYGNFIALPSSFSAQYVAEAFVIGVIHLHGPPRSIVTDRDALFVAHLLLMHQTGGSQCYHGYNTIFQSSACMTPFKVLYGRDPPSVTRYILGSSPNELVGAYLVDRDKILVLLKANLARAQNRMKGIADKRRKELSFQVGDWVLKSIGEVAYKLELPDEARIHPVFHVSLLKRCIGEPTQQQDSGQLTDLVDPGFDSSLNLEDKVLSEAEGIIVTNRADVEDTLYSIVDMVTQPESATVKHS; this is translated from the exons ATGGATAGGCTTTCTAAGTACGGGAACTTTATTGCCCTTCCATCATCCTTTTCGGCACAATATGTGGCTGAAGCCTTTGTGATAGGAGTCATCCATCTCCATGGACCTCCCAGATCGATCGTGACTGACCGTGATGCACTTTTTGTTGCACACCTTCTG CTGATGCACCAAACAGGTGGGTCACAATGTTACCATGGGTATAATACAATATTTCAGTCGTCTGCTTGTATGACTCCCTTCAAAGTTTTGTACGGGAGGGATCCCCCTAGTGTCACAAGGTATATCCTGGGCAGCAGCCCCAATGAATTGGTTGGAGCTTACTTGGTAGATCGGGACAAGATTCTGGTTCTTCTCAAAGCTAATCTAGCGCGTGCTCAGAACCGGATGAAGGGGATTGCTGACAAGCGACGCAAAGAACTAAGTTTTCAGGTCGGGGATTGG GTTCTTAAAAGCATCGGCGAGGTAGCGTACAAACTAGAATTACCAGATGAAGCGCGCATCCAtcctgtattccatgtttcattgCTCAAGCGTTGTATTGGAGAACCTACTCAACAACAAGATTCAGGGCAGCTCACTGATCTTGTTGATCCTGGTTTTGATTCATCTCTGAACCTTGAGGACAAGGTTCTTTCAGAGGCGGAAGGTATTATTGTGACCAATAGAGCTGACGTTGAGGACACCTTATATTCCATCGTGGATATGGTGACTCAGCCAGAGAGTGCAACTGTGAAACATAGCTAG